The following proteins are co-located in the Echinicola sp. 20G genome:
- a CDS encoding LytTR family DNA-binding domain-containing protein produces the protein METENQFIQCLVIHKPEEGYRLSHHIHQACLEAKTMEVLPSWEEAMQYLKAGNKVDLIMGSYELTDLHPFVFEKMDKSIPVIFTSTKPFVTEKAFALNCLDFLNDNPSDERLSKSFEKFKLLYRHKVVKSKPTAPLENSDSQKQKSRFLVKSGEQLFQKTQEDIAFFLADQGQTYLVEAETGHQYLINNKLMDLEDQLDPKQFFRINRSMIMNVKSIGAIKKYVNNRLKITPRVTFNEEIIVSREKVSKFKKWVNQ, from the coding sequence ATGGAAACTGAAAACCAATTTATTCAATGTCTGGTCATCCATAAACCCGAAGAAGGATACAGACTGAGCCATCATATACACCAAGCCTGCCTAGAGGCAAAAACCATGGAAGTACTGCCCTCATGGGAAGAAGCCATGCAATACCTCAAAGCAGGTAACAAGGTTGACCTGATTATGGGAAGCTATGAACTGACCGATCTACACCCTTTTGTGTTTGAAAAGATGGATAAGTCTATTCCTGTAATTTTCACCTCCACCAAGCCTTTTGTGACGGAAAAGGCCTTTGCGCTTAACTGTCTGGATTTTCTAAATGACAACCCAAGTGACGAACGGCTCTCTAAGTCCTTTGAAAAGTTCAAACTCCTATACCGGCACAAAGTGGTAAAAAGCAAACCTACTGCCCCTTTGGAAAATTCAGATAGCCAAAAGCAAAAATCACGCTTTTTGGTAAAATCAGGTGAACAGCTATTTCAAAAAACCCAGGAGGATATAGCCTTTTTTCTGGCTGATCAAGGGCAGACTTACCTTGTCGAGGCTGAAACGGGCCACCAATACCTGATCAATAACAAATTGATGGATTTGGAAGACCAGTTGGACCCGAAGCAGTTTTTCCGGATCAATCGAAGTATGATCATGAATGTTAAATCTATCGGTGCCATTAAAAAATATGTCAATAACCGATTGAAAATCACTCCCCGTGTTACGTTCAATGAAGAGATTATCGTTAGCAGGGAAAAAGTAAGCAAATTCAAAAAATGGGTGAACCAGTAA
- the nadC gene encoding carboxylating nicotinate-nucleotide diphosphorylase has product MKENYLTQENLEAFIQAAFKEDVGEGDHSTLAAIPKNQTGRAQLIIKEDGIVAGLQLAEMIFHSYDQDLEVKLLMKDGQVAKRGDIGLTVSGKAASILTTERLVLNCMQRMSGIATKTHQLTQLISHTKAKLLDTRKTTPNFRMLEKWAVAIGGGENHRFALYDMVMLKDNHIDFAGGIEAAILSTKQYLKENLLDLKIEVETRNLDEVKEVLAVGGIDVIMLDNMSYEMMREAVKIIDGAVPTEASGGITEETLKHVAECGVDFISVGALTHHIKSLDISLKAY; this is encoded by the coding sequence GTGAAAGAAAACTATCTAACTCAGGAAAATTTAGAGGCCTTTATCCAAGCTGCCTTCAAGGAGGATGTGGGAGAAGGGGATCATTCTACACTCGCTGCCATTCCAAAAAACCAAACCGGACGGGCACAATTGATCATCAAAGAGGACGGGATCGTCGCTGGCCTTCAATTGGCTGAAATGATTTTTCATTCCTATGATCAGGACTTGGAGGTCAAACTACTGATGAAGGATGGGCAAGTTGCCAAGAGAGGAGATATTGGCTTAACTGTATCTGGAAAAGCTGCCTCTATTCTTACTACAGAGCGATTAGTGCTTAATTGTATGCAGCGAATGAGTGGAATCGCCACCAAAACCCATCAACTCACTCAGCTAATTTCCCATACTAAAGCCAAGTTACTGGACACCAGAAAGACCACTCCCAATTTCAGGATGTTGGAAAAATGGGCCGTAGCCATTGGTGGGGGAGAAAACCACCGCTTTGCACTTTATGATATGGTCATGCTCAAAGACAACCACATTGACTTTGCGGGTGGTATTGAAGCAGCCATTCTTTCCACTAAACAATACCTAAAAGAGAATTTACTAGACCTTAAAATTGAGGTAGAAACGCGGAATCTTGATGAAGTAAAAGAGGTTTTGGCCGTAGGAGGGATCGATGTCATCATGCTTGATAACATGAGTTATGAAATGATGCGTGAAGCTGTAAAAATTATTGACGGCGCCGTTCCCACAGAAGCCTCAGGTGGCATTACCGAAGAAACATTAAAACATGTTGCCGAGTGCGGTGTAGACTTCATCTCTGTAGGAGCATTGACCCATCATATCAAGAGTCTTGACATAAGCCTGAAAGCCTACTAA
- a CDS encoding DUF4783 domain-containing protein, producing MMKNLITRAFFLLLAGLILCNLPAWSQTGDVEEIAISIKAGSSKDLSAFFENNVELSINGNEGDYSRNQAELVIRDFFKKFPPSDFEVVHKGKSGSQIHYFIGTYDSAGIDFRILVKCKQDDNEKKIYSIDINKE from the coding sequence ATGATGAAAAATTTAATTACACGAGCATTCTTTCTACTGCTTGCAGGCCTAATACTGTGCAACCTTCCCGCATGGTCACAAACCGGTGATGTCGAGGAGATTGCAATTTCCATTAAAGCCGGATCAAGTAAAGATCTTTCTGCCTTTTTTGAAAACAACGTAGAATTAAGCATCAACGGCAATGAAGGAGACTATTCCCGAAACCAAGCGGAACTGGTCATCCGAGACTTTTTCAAAAAGTTCCCGCCTTCCGACTTCGAAGTTGTTCATAAAGGAAAATCCGGCAGTCAAATCCATTATTTTATTGGCACCTATGACAGTGCAGGTATTGATTTTCGCATTCTTGTCAAGTGCAAACAGGATGATAATGAGAAGAAAATTTACTCCATTGACATTAACAAGGAATAA
- the gpmI gene encoding 2,3-bisphosphoglycerate-independent phosphoglycerate mutase — protein sequence MDKKVLLMILDGWGLATNPDVSAIDKANTPFIDSLFEKYPHSRLEASGLAVGLPEGQMGNSEVGHMNIGAGRVVYQDLVKINKAVEEGELKDNPILKKAFATAKENNKKVHFIGLVSDGGVHAHIKHLKGLCDAAKANDVEEAYIHAFTDGRDTDPKSGLGFLEELQNHCETSTGKIASVIGRYYAMDRDKRWERVKLAYDAMVLGEGEKSKDILSSIRKSYANGVTDEFIRPIVHVDDKGQAIATIEDGDVVICFNFRTDRGREITQVLCQEDFEEYKMKKLDLHYVTFTNYDDTFKGVSVIFEKDNLQNTLGEVLANNGKKQIRIAETEKYPHVTFFFSGGRETEFDGESRILCSSPKVATYDLQPEMSAHEIAKKINVELDKKEPDFVCLNFANADMVGHTGVFDAAVKACEAVDECTNSVITTALKNDYTVIVIADHGNSDMMINEDGSPNTAHTTNLVPCIMVDKNDRLEVNDGKLGDLAPTILKMIGIDIPSDMTGDVLLK from the coding sequence ATGGATAAAAAAGTTTTATTAATGATTTTGGATGGTTGGGGTCTTGCCACCAACCCTGATGTATCAGCTATAGACAAAGCCAACACCCCATTTATCGACAGTCTTTTTGAAAAATATCCACATTCACGTCTGGAAGCTTCTGGCTTGGCCGTGGGCCTTCCGGAAGGCCAAATGGGGAATTCGGAAGTAGGCCACATGAACATCGGCGCCGGAAGAGTGGTTTATCAGGATTTGGTAAAAATCAACAAGGCGGTAGAAGAAGGTGAATTAAAAGATAATCCAATTTTGAAAAAAGCCTTTGCTACAGCGAAGGAAAATAATAAAAAAGTGCATTTCATCGGATTGGTTTCTGATGGAGGTGTACATGCGCATATCAAACATCTAAAGGGACTTTGTGATGCCGCAAAAGCCAATGATGTTGAAGAAGCTTACATCCACGCTTTTACAGATGGTAGGGATACAGATCCAAAGAGCGGTTTAGGCTTTTTGGAAGAACTTCAAAACCATTGTGAAACTTCAACCGGTAAAATTGCTTCTGTCATCGGTAGGTATTATGCCATGGACAGGGACAAAAGATGGGAAAGAGTCAAGCTCGCCTATGATGCGATGGTGCTGGGTGAGGGTGAAAAGTCCAAAGACATCCTGTCCTCGATCCGTAAATCTTATGCCAATGGCGTTACGGATGAATTTATACGTCCTATCGTGCATGTGGACGACAAAGGACAGGCGATAGCTACTATCGAAGATGGAGATGTAGTGATCTGTTTTAACTTCCGTACGGACAGAGGCCGTGAAATTACCCAGGTGCTATGCCAGGAAGATTTTGAAGAATACAAGATGAAAAAATTGGATCTTCATTATGTGACCTTTACAAATTATGACGATACCTTCAAAGGAGTGTCTGTTATATTTGAAAAGGACAACTTACAGAATACCCTCGGTGAAGTACTGGCCAATAATGGCAAAAAACAGATAAGAATTGCTGAAACCGAAAAATATCCACACGTTACCTTTTTCTTCTCAGGCGGAAGGGAGACAGAGTTTGATGGGGAATCTAGAATACTGTGCAGCTCTCCAAAAGTGGCCACCTATGATTTGCAGCCAGAGATGAGTGCTCATGAGATTGCGAAGAAAATCAATGTGGAGTTGGATAAGAAGGAACCGGATTTTGTTTGCTTGAACTTTGCGAATGCTGATATGGTGGGACACACTGGCGTTTTTGATGCAGCCGTAAAAGCTTGCGAAGCGGTGGACGAATGTACCAATTCAGTAATAACTACTGCCCTGAAAAACGACTACACCGTCATCGTAATCGCAGATCATGGTAATAGTGATATGATGATCAATGAAGATGGCTCTCCAAATACTGCGCATACCACGAACTTAGTTCCTTGTATTATGGTTGACAAGAATGACCGTCTGGAAGTAAATGATGGTAAGCTAGGTGACCTTGCGCCTACAATACTAAAAATGATAGGTATAGACATCCCGTCTGACATGACAGGTGATGTTTTGTTAAAATAA
- a CDS encoding sodium:proton antiporter, which produces MKNIIIAFGIIWGAVFFTNTIPAMAQNNHQSTEVTVHQQEQTGEDQHQSDTEHAGDHGDAHDAEGAHNLAPAWLVIPFVVLLLMIATGPLFYEHFWHHNYPKVAIGLATVVVLYYIFSLHNVHLPIHALAEYLQFIALLASLYIASGGILIEIDKKSTPMANVTLLIIGAIVSNLIGTTGASMLLVRPFIRLNKHNIQAYHIIFFIFMVSNVGGSLTPIGDPPLFLGFLKGIPFFWTLEHNWPAWIIALTILSVVFFIIDKKFGRANDTEELEPVSYTNKISLIGSKNFLWLLVVIISVFLDPNVLDWVPAIVYDGTKFSFLREIIMFSVAFFSYKFADKRAIKGNEFNFEPIREVAFIFIGIFGTMMPALELVGEFAKSPEGSALISHNSLYWGTGLLSGFLDNAPTYLNFLAAAMASRGARIGDVEMVRQFAMDGYHDSAFQLMAISIASVFFGAMTYIGNGPNFMVKSIAEQTGIKMPSFFGYIIRFSIPILMPVLIIIWLIFFAFS; this is translated from the coding sequence ATGAAGAATATAATAATTGCTTTTGGGATCATTTGGGGAGCGGTGTTTTTCACAAACACAATTCCTGCAATGGCCCAAAATAATCACCAATCAACGGAGGTAACAGTACATCAGCAGGAGCAGACAGGTGAAGACCAACATCAATCTGATACTGAACACGCCGGTGACCATGGTGATGCGCATGACGCTGAGGGGGCTCATAACCTGGCACCTGCTTGGCTTGTTATTCCTTTTGTGGTGTTACTCTTGATGATTGCTACAGGACCTTTGTTCTATGAACATTTCTGGCATCATAATTACCCTAAAGTCGCCATTGGCTTGGCAACAGTAGTTGTTCTCTATTACATATTCTCCCTACATAACGTTCACCTTCCTATTCATGCGCTTGCTGAATATTTGCAATTTATCGCCCTACTGGCATCTCTATACATTGCTTCCGGAGGAATATTGATAGAAATCGACAAAAAGTCCACTCCGATGGCCAATGTCACCCTATTGATTATCGGAGCAATTGTATCCAACCTAATTGGCACCACAGGAGCTTCAATGCTTCTGGTAAGGCCTTTTATACGCCTCAACAAGCACAACATTCAGGCATACCACATCATCTTCTTTATCTTCATGGTGAGTAATGTGGGTGGCTCCCTGACACCGATTGGTGACCCTCCTTTATTCCTAGGTTTCTTAAAAGGGATTCCTTTTTTCTGGACTTTGGAGCACAACTGGCCTGCTTGGATAATTGCCTTGACCATCCTTTCTGTAGTGTTCTTTATCATTGACAAAAAATTTGGCAGGGCCAATGACACAGAAGAGCTGGAACCAGTATCTTACACTAACAAAATATCTTTAATTGGTTCCAAAAACTTCTTATGGCTACTTGTGGTCATTATCTCGGTATTTTTGGACCCGAATGTATTGGACTGGGTTCCTGCCATTGTTTATGATGGAACCAAATTCTCTTTCCTAAGAGAAATCATCATGTTCTCTGTCGCATTTTTCTCCTATAAATTTGCCGACAAAAGAGCCATCAAGGGCAATGAATTTAACTTTGAACCTATCCGTGAAGTAGCCTTTATCTTTATAGGTATTTTCGGTACCATGATGCCGGCACTGGAGTTAGTTGGTGAATTTGCCAAATCTCCAGAGGGATCTGCCCTTATTAGTCACAATTCACTTTATTGGGGGACAGGATTGCTTTCTGGCTTCTTGGACAATGCGCCTACTTACCTTAACTTCCTAGCTGCTGCAATGGCCTCCAGAGGCGCGAGAATTGGGGATGTGGAGATGGTTAGGCAGTTCGCCATGGACGGATATCACGATTCAGCTTTCCAGCTAATGGCTATTTCTATCGCCTCCGTTTTCTTCGGTGCAATGACCTATATTGGTAATGGACCAAACTTCATGGTGAAGTCCATTGCAGAACAAACAGGTATCAAGATGCCGTCTTTCTTTGGCTATATCATCAGGTTCTCCATACCGATATTGATGCCGGTACTGATTATCATTTGGCTGATATTCTTTGCTTTCTCATAA
- a CDS encoding Glu/Leu/Phe/Val dehydrogenase yields MNELLKKFENKQPEIVFEWSDSESEAEGWIVINSLRNGAAGGGTRMRKGLDKREVESLAKTMEIKFTVSGPPIGGAKSGINFDPNDPRKDEVLKRWYKAVLPILKSYYGTGGDLNIDEIHEVIPITESYGLWHPQEGIVNGYYQATEPQKIRKLGQLRQGVSKVLEDPNYTPDSPKKYTVADMITGFGVAEAVKHYYHLWGGNLKGKRAIIQGWGNVASAAACFLAVEGVKVIGIIDREGGLIKEQGFSLDEIRQLFLSRIGNKLNVEELIPFEEINKKIWDLEHEIFIPAAASRLVTQEQVDRLIQSGLEVISCGANVPFADREIFFGPIGMAVDEKVAVIPDFIANCGMARVFAYLMSDEAEVTDQAIFEDVSHTIYKALKSTYDLHIEKTGIARKSFEIALNLLV; encoded by the coding sequence ATGAACGAACTGCTCAAGAAATTTGAGAACAAGCAACCTGAGATTGTTTTTGAATGGAGCGATAGCGAATCCGAAGCTGAAGGTTGGATAGTGATCAACTCCCTGAGAAATGGGGCTGCTGGTGGTGGCACCAGGATGAGAAAGGGGCTGGACAAGCGAGAAGTGGAATCCCTTGCCAAAACCATGGAAATCAAATTCACCGTTTCTGGCCCACCCATTGGCGGAGCAAAATCCGGGATCAACTTTGACCCCAATGACCCCAGAAAAGACGAAGTCTTGAAAAGATGGTACAAAGCAGTACTACCCATCTTAAAAAGCTACTATGGCACTGGTGGGGACCTCAATATTGACGAGATCCATGAGGTTATCCCTATTACAGAATCTTATGGTCTCTGGCACCCTCAAGAAGGAATAGTAAACGGATACTATCAAGCCACAGAACCTCAAAAAATAAGAAAGCTGGGCCAGCTTCGTCAAGGCGTCTCCAAAGTGCTGGAAGACCCTAATTATACTCCTGACAGTCCTAAAAAATATACCGTCGCAGATATGATTACCGGTTTTGGTGTGGCTGAAGCGGTAAAACACTATTATCACCTTTGGGGCGGAAACTTAAAAGGCAAGCGCGCCATCATCCAAGGCTGGGGGAATGTGGCATCAGCGGCTGCTTGTTTTCTGGCAGTGGAAGGAGTTAAGGTCATTGGCATCATTGACCGGGAAGGTGGGCTGATCAAGGAACAGGGATTTTCCCTTGATGAGATCCGCCAGCTATTTTTGTCCAGAATTGGAAATAAACTCAATGTCGAGGAGTTGATTCCTTTCGAAGAAATCAATAAAAAGATCTGGGATTTGGAGCATGAAATTTTTATTCCTGCTGCAGCCTCAAGGCTGGTCACCCAAGAGCAAGTGGATCGATTGATCCAAAGTGGATTGGAAGTAATTTCTTGTGGTGCAAACGTTCCTTTTGCGGATCGGGAGATTTTCTTTGGTCCTATAGGTATGGCCGTAGATGAAAAAGTGGCTGTAATTCCTGATTTCATTGCCAACTGCGGTATGGCAAGGGTCTTTGCTTATCTAATGTCAGATGAGGCAGAAGTTACTGACCAAGCTATCTTTGAAGATGTAAGCCACACCATTTATAAAGCGCTAAAATCTACGTATGATTTACATATTGAAAAAACAGGTATAGCGAGAAAATCTTTTGAAATCGCACTAAACTTATTGGTTTAA
- a CDS encoding anhydro-N-acetylmuramic acid kinase, translating to MESSRIYRVIGLMSGTSGDGLDVAYCHFTYSDRWHFTIEKASTQEFPDELGSKLANSHTLSGEQLSLLDLQFGRWMGEVVKSFCDKHKLNPEIIASHGHTAFHQPHLGFTKQIGCGWSLMKASGFPVINDFRSLDVALGGQGAPLAPIGDHYLFADYEFCLNLGGISNISMMHQGKRIAFDVSPFNLLLNLIANRKGLAFDRGGKLAASGKVNQDFLNQLNAAGFYQKKGAKSLGREDMDQTFVPLIQAQKDIPENLLATLVEHYSLQISQVVLNHALDKPARLLVTGGGAYHSYFIDRLQAYLGDKVAVVVPSAEIIEFKEALIFAFLGVRKIRKEPNSFASVTGADTDSCGGTWYLT from the coding sequence ATGGAATCCAGTAGAATTTACCGTGTCATTGGCTTGATGTCCGGAACTTCCGGGGATGGCCTGGATGTAGCCTATTGTCATTTTACTTATTCAGATCGATGGCATTTCACCATAGAAAAAGCAAGCACGCAAGAATTTCCTGATGAACTGGGTTCCAAGCTGGCCAATTCCCATACCTTGTCCGGTGAGCAGCTTTCACTGCTGGACCTGCAATTTGGCCGATGGATGGGAGAGGTGGTCAAATCATTTTGCGATAAGCATAAATTAAACCCTGAAATCATTGCTTCTCATGGTCATACTGCCTTCCACCAACCCCATTTGGGATTTACGAAGCAAATCGGCTGTGGATGGAGCTTGATGAAAGCCTCAGGCTTTCCGGTCATCAACGACTTTAGAAGTTTGGATGTTGCCTTGGGTGGGCAAGGGGCACCATTGGCACCCATTGGCGATCATTATCTTTTTGCAGACTATGAATTCTGCCTTAACCTGGGTGGTATTTCCAATATATCCATGATGCACCAAGGTAAAAGAATCGCTTTTGATGTATCTCCCTTTAATTTACTGCTTAATCTTATCGCAAACCGAAAAGGCCTCGCCTTTGACAGAGGGGGAAAATTGGCTGCTTCTGGAAAAGTCAACCAAGACTTTCTGAACCAATTAAATGCCGCTGGCTTTTACCAGAAAAAAGGGGCAAAATCTTTGGGAAGAGAGGACATGGATCAAACCTTTGTTCCATTGATTCAAGCTCAAAAGGATATTCCTGAAAATCTCTTGGCTACTTTGGTAGAGCATTATAGCCTGCAAATCTCCCAGGTAGTATTAAACCATGCCTTAGATAAACCAGCTAGGCTATTGGTAACTGGCGGGGGGGCTTACCATAGCTATTTTATTGATAGGCTTCAAGCTTACTTAGGAGACAAAGTCGCTGTAGTAGTTCCCTCTGCTGAAATCATTGAGTTTAAAGAAGCTTTGATATTTGCCTTTTTAGGAGTGAGGAAAATAAGGAAAGAGCCCAATTCATTTGCATCAGTCACTGGAGCAGATACCGACAGCTGTGGTGGGACATGGTATTTAACCTGA
- a CDS encoding type III pantothenate kinase — MKNLVIDIGNTRIKAALFEGLTLREEFSVEYMDELRGHIEEWAFDHVMVSSVRWNKEELELMLPFGFLFLDREARFPVENHYETPHTLGLDRLAAAIGAYSLAEKGPVLSVDLGTCITFDFIDSADRYLGGAISPGMQMRFQAMNRQTAKLPLIEMVMGDEPPGFIGKNTVEGMKSGVYYGIQKEIEGTISQYQHQHQGLKVFICGGDAKFFESLTKDHIFVIPNLVLHGLNRILIYNVNKN; from the coding sequence TTGAAAAATCTAGTAATAGATATAGGAAATACTCGGATAAAAGCAGCGTTGTTTGAAGGATTGACCCTTCGAGAGGAATTCAGTGTGGAATACATGGATGAACTCAGGGGTCATATCGAAGAATGGGCCTTTGACCATGTCATGGTAAGTTCTGTGCGCTGGAATAAGGAAGAGCTGGAGTTGATGCTACCTTTTGGGTTTTTGTTTTTGGACAGGGAGGCACGATTTCCTGTGGAAAACCATTACGAAACTCCACATACGCTAGGACTTGATCGTCTGGCTGCGGCCATTGGAGCCTACAGTCTTGCAGAGAAAGGGCCAGTTTTGAGTGTGGACTTGGGCACATGTATCACTTTTGATTTTATAGATAGCGCTGATCGTTATTTGGGAGGCGCCATTAGCCCTGGTATGCAAATGAGGTTTCAGGCCATGAACCGCCAGACCGCCAAATTGCCATTGATTGAAATGGTTATGGGGGATGAGCCACCTGGTTTCATCGGAAAGAATACGGTGGAAGGGATGAAAAGCGGCGTTTATTATGGGATCCAAAAGGAAATAGAAGGAACTATCAGCCAATATCAGCATCAACATCAAGGTTTAAAGGTCTTTATTTGTGGAGGTGATGCAAAATTCTTTGAAAGCTTAACAAAAGACCACATATTTGTAATCCCCAATTTGGTCCTGCATGGATTGAATAGAATTTTAATTTACAATGTCAATAAAAACTAG
- the lptC gene encoding LPS export ABC transporter periplasmic protein LptC has product MKRVAFIFLVIVMAASCRESVDLRQLENYDGPVRVTTAMEVFRSDSAVVRIKMTAPRQLVFSNNDMEFPEGILIHFYETDGVLSSTIRADRAYYDHKENLYRGEGDVRVHNIEKGNKLNSEELFWDERKGIIFTEKFVTVTKKNGTVIHGTGMEADESFNEYTFYKIVDSPIVIEEGPSNTEN; this is encoded by the coding sequence ATGAAACGAGTCGCTTTTATTTTTCTGGTAATTGTAATGGCTGCTTCCTGTCGGGAAAGTGTGGATTTGAGGCAATTGGAGAACTATGATGGGCCTGTGAGAGTGACTACAGCCATGGAGGTTTTCAGAAGTGATTCGGCAGTAGTTCGGATTAAGATGACGGCACCCAGGCAATTGGTGTTTTCTAATAATGATATGGAATTTCCAGAGGGGATTTTGATCCACTTTTATGAAACGGATGGTGTACTCAGTTCAACTATTAGGGCTGATAGAGCTTATTACGATCATAAAGAGAACCTGTACCGCGGAGAAGGAGATGTCCGGGTTCATAATATCGAAAAAGGCAATAAGCTAAACTCCGAAGAGCTTTTTTGGGATGAGCGAAAAGGAATAATATTTACCGAGAAATTTGTAACGGTCACAAAGAAAAACGGAACGGTTATTCACGGGACTGGAATGGAAGCTGATGAAAGCTTCAATGAATATACCTTCTATAAAATTGTTGATAGTCCGATTGTAATCGAAGAGGGACCATCCAATACTGAAAATTAG